The genomic segment aaatacgacccgtgagaacgtctcacacaagtttttgcctaatttGTGATACTTGAGGAGAATCAGAAatgcaaattaaatattatattttttgcgAGAAGCAAATTCTAAAAGGCAAAAACTCGTGTGAGAGAGTCTCACagatcgaatttgtgagacggatctcttatttggtcatccatgaaaaaatattattttttatgcttagagtattactttttattgtgaatatgggtagggttgacccgtcgcACAGATtagtatctgtgagacggtctcacatgagactcactcattctAAAATAacattggcaaaaacttgtgtgagacggtctcacgggtagtatttgtgagacgaatctcttatttgggtcatccatgaaaaagtattaccttttatactaagagtattactttttattgtgaatgtgggtagggttgacccgtctcacatattatgatccgtgagacagtctcacatgaaacCCACTCAATAACATTTCATTAAACACGTTGAAACCCATTCAAATTGGTTGAACATAAAAATGTTTGCattcgaaaaaaaaaacataagacGGAATTTGGAAAGTTAATCGGATCTACGTCTCTTTCGTTTTAATCAACGGCTTTATTCTCTTACAGATAATAAATCGAATGAaaaacacatattttaattttattggatttgaaaataattttttttatcttttttaaaaaaacaatctataactttatatttttatgtggTTGGGCTAATTAagacatatttttaaaaaaaaaaaattgaaaataatagatTGCTTATTCTAATTTCTAACCATCtctataacataaaataaaacataaataaaactaATTCAAGATGAGAGAATTGTCcaagattatatatataagtCTTAGATATTTTATTCAATCGATGTGAGACAACTAACACCCCCTCACGTCCATAAGTGAACATCTAGAGCACAGTCTAACACATAACTATAGAACATCTCTGATATCATGTTAATATTGGAATTTGGACATAACTCAAATTCAAAAGTTAGCTTAAGATGGGAGGATTGAGTATTTTGCGCTATCATGTTGGTATTTTGAGCTTATCTCTCTCATATATACTCAAAATTgagtgatttttaattttttggtaaGTTAAGAGAAAATTATACAACTTTCATGTTCTTTATTTTTCCCATAAATAAATGAATCAAAAATTATAATCAATATACGAGAGCAGCTAGAATTAGCCCAACTCTAGCCGCAGTCGGATCAGACCAACTCTAGCCGCATCTAGACTTGGACCAACTTTAAGAGTAGCAGACAAGACCAACTCCCGCCGCTTCAACATAAAATCAGCTCGATATTAAAAAATATCCAACAACAACTCGAATATGACTATTTTAATATCAGAAACATACATAATATTTCCAAATAATCATATTCTTGTTTCAAACGTTCATATCATTATTGGAAGTTATAAATTTAATactttgaagatcaaacaatgAGCTTTTGATGGAGATTTAAAGTATGGATAGATTATACAAATAAAACAAGCTAGAATGAGATCAAATCCAAAAAAGTGTGTGAGAATACATTTGAGAAACATACACAATAATTGATTAAATCTTCACAAACACGGTCACTCAAACATATACACGAGAGTTGATTTTCAAATTATCGATGAGTGATGATCTTTACTCAAAGACATGAAAGATTTTATTTGTAGTCTTGATAACATTATGTTGATTGTGAGGTTGTGGCCTACGATAGAAAATGTGCTGGAAGTTTCAATAATTGCATTTAATTattgttgaagtattttatgTGTTATACCAAAATGTTACATACAAAGTGTTGAAATatttcaattaaaatattttatacatTCAAATcacatatattttaatattttacaaaatgCTTAATTGGTCTTAAGAGAGATTACTTTGAATTTctatttcttgtttataaaatcAAACTAGATTCAATTCTCGATGATCAAATCACTTTTGAACATTAAAAAACGAGATATTATAGCTCAAATTTTGCAACctataaacttttttttttttttggatccCAACACTTTTTTAGTTtaatcaatttatttttttctatatTTTAGAAATTTATTAGGCAGATATAGCACAAGCTAATCAACATTCTAGaagatataataaaaaaatatcataattttatatattatataataatattccAATTTTGTTCTTATAATACTAAATTTTAAACTCTTGACTTCtctcaaatttaaattttacttAAAGATTATATTTCGATGGGAAGattttgatttgaaaatatatttgaatgaaGTATTCGAAATACTCTCATGTttaaatgaatttcaaatccaccataaatgacaaaaaaataaattgttaagatttgaaattcatttttaACTGAATTTACTCAAACAAACAAatgaattattatttatttgaaatcATCAACCATAAATTAatcaatcaaaatataattttgagttttttttatataaaaaatttaccaGATTTACATCTGGGATCCAAAAATGGCGTTTCATTTATTACAAGCTAAAAGTTGGAACAATCACTGCTATACAAAATTTGCAGTCTACACATTTATGAATGCATCCCCAAGGATGACCCAAAGCAAGTTTGTGTTGAGTTTGGCCAAACTCGTCTCATTTTCTAGACCCATTTCGTACCGCAGCAAAACTCGACGGATCCAATCCAGGTTAGAacagttatttttttaaaaaactataattttttaagattcgtgagaccgtctcacaaaagacctaatCTTTTTCAAATTAGTCACCACTGGAttaaaaaaacttttaaaaattaataaatcatcaaattttataacaataatttttaaagcaaaaaaaatatcacaaattaaaatatatcaatCTATATTCAACTCATAAAAACAACATTCATAATACTCAATTTATTGCCATCCATAATCCAGAATGGATATTTCAAtaaatatatgtgtatatatatatatatatatatatatatatatatacatacatggaACGTGCTTCTAGAACATCGCACAAATGTCAAAGCACAACAGCTACACATACGCAAGAGCTAACAACGTTCATTTAATCTTCAGTGTCCAAATTTCCAATCAGTCGCGATATAATTATTACAAAACTGCTACCGCTAAATGCCATTTACCATTTCAAGATTTGATCAATGGGATATATGAACTCATCAAGAAAGTCATTATTCCATATTGGCTGTAGCCACCCCATTCTGACTCTTCTCTTCTCGTTTCCCTCCCTTTCCCAGTTTCTTGCAAAGTTCGCCGCCCCCTCTGGCTAGATCATTATTATTGCCACTGTTTGAGGAATTTGACATTTGAATATTCTGtccttttttctttctttcattCCTTCTTGCTTGCAAGAAACATTGATGACGCGTCCTTTTCAAATTGCATCAAACCAAATTATAGGCAGGCCTGAAGACGAATTGTGATCCTCTTCTTCCCCACACTGGCTTTTGGGTTTCTTGTGTAGAGCTCAGCTTTAACCTTACATAATATTCAGTTGAGTATTATATATTTTGGGTACTCTTATTGTCCTGTTTCTTTGGGTCAACGAGATCTTTTTGTGATATTGTCGAGTTTTGGTTCAGGAATTCAGTAAATCACAGGATATTTAAGTGAAGCTTTCTTGGCTTTGGGTTGAGGTGTTTTTTTTCCTGATATTGGGTTGGAAGTTGTGTAATTTGATCGGCGGGGTTTTGGTTGGAACCACCATATTTCTGTCATCGGGTTTGTCATTTTCATCTGGATTTCCAGACTTTCGAGTTTAGTggtttttgttatatttttgtgatttttttgGGGGTCATAATCTAGGTTTTTCGGATATAAATTTTACATCTTTTATTTGTGAGATACTGAAGGGGACTTTAAATCTTTGAATCATGGTGTTAGAGCAGGGCTCGTTGATGATTTAAACCTCAGAAACAAAGACCTTTCCTATTTCTTGTTTTTGTTGATATTTGAAACCAATTCTGCAAACCCCTAAACTTATTCTTAGATGGATTCAAAATCCCAGACTGAAATAAATGAGTATCCTCACCAAGCTCCTGACTTTATGCGAAATTCGTCTTCTCGACGAAGTATCTCTTCTATCCAGTCAAAAGCATCCGGTGGACGCTCTATCAGGGAGCTGAGCTCCAGTGAGCTAGACTTGAAGCCCATGAGACACGGGTCAAGGGGAGATTCCGAAGGGTTAAGCACCTCTTATAAAGAGATCAACGATGAGGATTCAAGATTTATCTATGTAAATGATCCTGAGAAAACAAATGAGAAGTTTAAATTTGCTGGGAACTCGATCAGGACAGGGAAATACTCTGTCATTACTTTCTTGCCCAGGAATTTGTTCGAGCAATTCCATAGAGTTGCTTACATATACTTTCTTGTGATTGCAATTCTCAATCAGCTTCCCCAGCTGGCAGTGTTTGGTAGGGAAGCTTCAATTCTGCCATTAGCGTTTGTGCTGTTAGTGACAGCTGTCAAGGATGCATACGAGGATTATAGGCGACACCGGTCAGACAAGATTGAGAATAACCGATTGGCCTTAGTGTATGCAAATGGACAGTTTGAGCAGAAAAAATGGAAGGATATAAGGACCGGCGAGATAATAAAGGTTTCAGGTAATGGAAGTATTCCTTGTGACATGGTACTGCTCTCTACGAGTGAGGCTACTGGAGTTGCTTACTTACAGACTACCAACTTAGACGGGGAGTCAAATTTGAAAACCCGGTATGCTAAGCAAGAAACACAGATGAAAAGACCTGGGGAGGGGAAGTTTACTGGGTTGATCAAATGTGAAAAACCAAATAGGAATATTTATGGTTTCCAAGCAAACATGGATATCGATGGAAAACGTATATCACTTGGGCCGTCGAATATAGTTTTACGGGGATGCGAGCTGAAGAATACGGATTGGGCGCTTGGAGTTGCGGTTTATGCCGGCAAAGAGACCAAAGCGATGCTCAACAACTCCGGAGCTCCATCCAAGAGAAGTAGTCTTGAGACACGAATGAACCGCGAGATAATATACCTTTCGATTTTTCTTGTTACTCTGTGCGCCATAGTGTGTATTCTTCAAGGTGTTTGGTTGAAAAACCACAAAGATGAGTTGGATCTAATGCAATTTTATCGAAAAAAGGACTACTCGGGATCTGAAGTTAAGGATTATAAATATGAAGGTTGGGGCTTGGAGATATTCTTTGCGTTGCTCATGTCAGTTATTGTGTTCCAAATTATGATTCCTATATCGTTGTACATATCCATGGAGCTTGTCCGTGTTGGCCAGGCTTATTTTATGATACGAGACGATAGGATGCTTGACACGTCATCGAATTCAAGATTTCAGTGTAGGGCTTTGAATATAAATGAAGATTTGGGACAGATAAAATATGTTTTCTCTGACAAAACTGGTACGCTCACAGAGAATAAGATGGAATTTCAGTGTGCAAGCATCGGGGGAGTAGACTACAGCAATGGGAATGCCAGTGGCGAAGGTGAAGATGAGAATGTAGGATATTCGGTTCAAGGTATAATAACTGCAATatcctttttctttttattcCACAAGAAGGTTCTTTGTTATAATAATGCCAGTTATATGTCATGCTAACCCATTAGTTGTTCGTATTTATTTGGTTTTAGTGGAGGGGATATTTTTGAAGCCAAAGATGAAAGTAAATATTGATCCGGAACTCCTCAAACTATCAAAAAACAAACACACGTATGAGGGCAGGCATGTTCATGACTTTTTTGTGGCATTGGCGGCTTGTAACACCATCGTGCCTCTAACCATGGAGACATCTGATCCTTCAGTTAAGTTAATTGAATACCAAGGGGAGTCTCCTGATGAACAGGCATTAGTCTATGCTGCTGCATCTTATGGATTTATGCTTATTGAAAGAACTTCTGGGCACATAGTTATCGAcattcaaggggaaaggcaaagGTACCTCAAAATAACCTTCATTTGCATTAGTTGTTATTTTGTTATAATTTCTGTCTTATCAATACTAGTTGCTTCACTTAATTTGATCACAACACTATCCTTACTTTACAATCGGAGAAGCCTCGGTACACTGTCTTCGAAAATTATATAGAACATATGCATTATTTATGCTATGATCTCGCTCATCGCGAAGTTTCTATATGTTCATTAATAGAGTAATTTTAATATGGAGGAGGTTCGAATTGCTACCTTTAAGTAGATTAGTTCTTTGAATATATACTCTTTCTATAATACAATGAACATGGATCTGCTCTTGTACTTGTTACCTACCCCTTGGAATAACATATTTCTTAATGAAGGTTTGGTATTTGCCCTTTTCAATTTGAGAAGATTTTTCAGATAAATTGTGTTTCATGTTTTGCTTACTTCTCGATTTTTGTTTATAGCTCGTGGCTGTCTTTGCTATCAAATCTGTTGCGGAGAGCTTCATCTAGTATCACATAtttatttgttgagttttatagTTATGACTTTTTCTTGCAACTGTTTTGTCTgattttcttttgcattttattattattattttgaacatTTGAAGCATATGTATTGATCATCTGAATTCTGATCAATTCATGCCGCAGGTTCAATGTCTTGGGTATGCATGAGTTTGACAGTGATCGGAAGAGGATGTCTGTAATATTAGGATCCCCCGATCAGACAGTTAAGGTGTTAGTAAAAGGTGCTGATTCATCCATGTTCAGCATCATAGATAAATCTGTGAACTCGAACATGATGAAATCTACTGAAGCTCATTTGCACTCGTATTCCTCGAGGGGCTTGAGAACACTTGTTATTGGATCACGGGATTTGTCTGCATCCGAGTTCGAACAATGGCATTCATCTTACGAGTTGGCAAGTACTGCCTTGATTGGGAGGGCAGCTTTACTTCGTAAAGTTGCCAACAATATTGAAAACCATCTTAGCATATTAGGTGCATCAGGGATCGAAGACAAATTGCAGCAAGGCGTGCCAGAAGCAATCGAGTCATTAAGAATGGCTGGTATCAAGGTGTGGGTTTTGACCGGAGACAAACAGGAAACAGCAATTTCTATTGGATACTCTTCTAAGCTCTTGACGAGTAATATGACTCGGATAGTGATCAACAACAATTCGAAAGACTCGTGTAGAAAGAGCTTAGAAGATGCCTTATTAATGTGTAAAAAGCTCAAAATCGGTTCTGATCCCAAACACAGGGGTTCTGGAGCTGGAGGAAATCAACTCGCTTTAATTATTGATGGGACGAGCCTTGTATATGTTCTGGATACTGAACTTGAAATACAGGTATGCATGCAGAGGCTACATCAAGTTCCCCCTCGATCTCTCTTTCTCTCTCCCTCTGCTATGTTATGCCAAAgttctttaatttatttattttgacttgTTTGCAGCTTTTTGAATTAGCAAGCAAatgtactgtggttttatgttGTCGGGTGGCTCCATTGCAAAAGGCTGGAATTGTTGCCTTAATTAAAAATAGAACTGATGACATGACCCTTGCCATTGGTGATGGTGAGCATCATTATAACCTGACATAACGTGTTATGTCATTTTGCCGACTTGTGGGATGAATGTTTATAATTTTTTCTGTGTGTGCTTTTAGGTGCAAATGACGTTTCAATGATCCAAATGGCGGATGTGGGAATTGGGATTAGCGGACAGGAGGGTCGGCAAGCTGTCATGGCATCAGATTTTGCAATGGGTCAATTCAGGTTTCTTGTCCCGTTATTACTGGTACATGGACATTGGAATTATCAGCGGATGAGCTATATGATATTGTACAATTTCTACAGGAATGCTGTTTTTGTTTTCGTCTTATTCTGGTAAGTATGATTTACGTGGTTGAAGTTACTTATATTTCCTATACATTCTGTGTTATAAAGATCAAAGAGAATGATTATAATTGTTCAAACACCACATCCATGATCTCGATTCATGATTTTCGGTGAGCTTGAATGCTCAAAGAGCTAGCAGTTTTGAAGTTTATAATGCATTATTCAGTTAACTGTTTTTTTCAATTGCTCTTCTCATctgatattaaatatatattttaaccgattcttttataatatttaattgttttttaaaTTCATAATACAAGTGATTGGTGTTTTTGGTTGTCTTTTTTCCATCATAGAAGCATTAGTAACAGGATATCTATGGTTGTGATGCTCATGCTGCTGCCTGTTTTTGTTTCTGTTTTGACTTTTAATGGAGATAAGTACCTCAATTATTAGATTATTGAAAATAATGAAGTTAAATACATGGATACAGTTTGAATCGTATACCGAAACTATTAGGATAGAAGTAGACAGATTTAAGGCTGGAAAAATATCATAGTTGAGGATTTGGTGTAACTCTGCGTCTAGCTAAGGCTGCAGCTTGATAGTTGCTGCTAGTTCTTTGTATGTTATAATACCTTATTCTCACTAGCCTTGCTTGGCAGTGAGTACGCTCACGGCCTTGCACCTTGTGTCTTTAAAAAACTGACACGTTCTCCCCATGTTTCTCCCAGGTATGTGCTCTTCACAGGTTTCACTTTGACGACTGCCATTACTGATTGGAGCAGTATGTTATATTCGATAATATACACAGCTTTGCCCACAATAATTGTGGGAATTCTTGACAAAGATTTAAGTAGAACCACTCTGTTGAAGTATCCTCAACTTTACGGGGCTGGACAAAGACGAGAAAGCTACAACGGAAAATTATTTTGGGTAACAATGTTGGACACTTTGTGGCAAAGCATAGCTGCCTTCTTCGTGCCTCTGCTCGCATATTGGAAAAGCGACGTGGACGGTTCAAGCATGGGAGATCTTTGGACTCTTGCCGTTGTAATAATTGTTAACTTACATTTAGCCATGGACGTCATTCGGTGGTATTGGATTACTCATGCCACCATTTGGGGATCTATTGCTGCTACTTTCATTTGTGTCCTTATTATCGACAGCCTGCCATTCCTTCCTGGCTATTGGTAAGATTGCTTATTCCATCTTTTGATcgtttttattataaatattagatTTCGAATGAACTTATGTTCGTTATGTCCTGCAATTCATGGGTTTGATTATATCCTTTATTAAGCAAATAAATTCATATATGTCAAGTACATTCGGGCTATAGTTTTAAACAAGATTTATCAAGAGTTCTCAAGTCAAATCATTCCTTTTTAAGCTAAATATTGCTGTATCTAACTTGCTAAGTTGGGCTTTTTTAAATGCTTTTAAAAAAGACTGGAGTCGGGGGTAATATTTTAGGCATGAtggttctttaaaatatttccaaccttttttttaatataatattatacaaGTAAATGGTCTACGAAGTTCTACATATCTGGCACTGATATGCGTCTATCATCAGTTTTGTAAGTCTTGATCCTTATATATCATTGCATTGCCTGGAAATTGCAATGTGAGCTTTATGTTTCTTGTCAATACTTTTGCAGGGCCTTCTTTACCATTGCCAAGACTAAATTGTTTTGGGTGTGTTTGATTGGGATCATGATAGGAGCATTGCTGCCTCGTTTCGTCATAAAAATATTCATTCAGAATTACAGACCCGATGACATTCAAATCGCGAGAGAAGCCGAGAAAGTTGAAATTTCAAGGGAATCACACGTCGCACAAATAGAGATGAACTCGATAATTGGTCAGTCAACTAGGTAGATGTCACACTCACttggttttttaatttttgggTGTATTCCCTTTGTTTCTGTAAAGTTGTCCGATTCTTTAGGCCACTGCAGAAATTTTCTCCAGCTTGCCATGTCTAGTTTATTTGCTATACTGTGAAAGAAAATAGAGATAGTGTATTAGCTTGTATTGTCTTGCTACAGAGGATGTAATTGTACATTTATTAATGTTTCTTCCATTAAATATATAGTCTTTGTTTTGGGAAAGTACAGAGTTTGCTTTTTTCATGAACTTATTATTGGTAACATTTTtgtttcagttttttttttttgggtttggTAGATGTTACCGTACGGGTAACATTATCTACTCAACACATAACATATTTATTGAGTGACGAATCGTCATTCATCTATGCATCATAGTTGAATGAGTGATCATAATTTATCTATTCAGTACACGTATCATATGTTGAGTAAATAAAAAAACTATCTATCTGAGTAGCATGGACAAGATCATTGTTTGTATACATAGACGCTTATCTAtagcttttaaaataataacGAGCATTCAATTTGCAAAGTAGTATAGTGAAAGTCATATGTTCAATTTTTAATCGAACAAATGGTTGAATTTGAGATGATCTAACATTCGATTATCAGTTGTTCACATGATGTAATTCAAgtttgaaatttaaattttgggAAACTAATAATTTTACTATTAAGCTAATTTATTGGCTGCCTAATTagcaattaatttttattattcatTCATTGTTGGGGAGAACAATTAGTGTTCGAACTATTAGTGGTTTTTTGCACTTTATGCCTTTTGAcattagagtaggtctcatgtgagacgtctcatggattttaatctgtgagacgggtcaaccctatggatattcacaataaaaagtaatacttttagcataaaaagtaatactttttcatggatgactcaaataaaaggtctgtctcacaaatacgacccgtgagactgtctcacacaagtttttgttttgacattattattgtgatcataaaaatataaaaacatttAATATTCCAAAAAATTCCCTCTTCAGAGATTATATGTAATTTCATTCCCACATCAATTTACAGACTGTTGTATTTCATATTAAAGTGAATTTTAGAGAAACTCGAAATATGCCATAATAAAACAAAACTCAGAACTTTCAGATCAATTCGTTGTTTTGCCCATAAAACTAATATTGATAATTGAAGACAAAAATGGGACTGTTAGACGTTTTAACCTGAAAACAAACATCTCTATGGAAGGCAATTTGTTAATTCATAAttgaaataatattatgttctgaattatatatctatatacctataaaagtgtgtATTGTTTTCCGATTGTGCTTTGACAAAAATACCCTCCTTGCAAACTTGAATGGTAAAGATAAAAATAAGACATAAATGCATCATCATtactaataattaattgacatttAGAACATTTTAATTTCcctcatatattaattttatcgaataactcatctttatactatatttaaatattttatctttttaattttctctctacatttttttccaataatttttttttaaattttgtaattatattttagtgtaatttctaattaagtaataaattatagtatcacaaaaaggtatatgaaaaatttataaCTATATATATGTGCAATAATTGAATAATTAacatattttatgagttttttaacaaagaattgaaagtaaagagtttaattttgattttaaaagatAGTacgatttcaaaaaaaatatgaaaaaaaaaccaTCTATAACGATTATATATGTTATAggcataattattttattcaattttataaCTAAAAAATTACATGTATTGCTTGTACCTATAAAAGTGTGTATAATACACATTGTTTTCCGATTGTGCTTTGACAAGAATACCCTCCTTGCAAACTTGAATTGATAACAATACCCTCCGTGCAAAATTGGACAAAAAAACTATTATTATTGTAATGTAAAGATAAAAATAAGACATAAATGCCTCATCATTACTAATAACTAATTGACATTTAGAACATTTTAATTTCcctcatatattaattttatcgaataactcatctttatactatatttaaatgttttctctttttaattttctctctacatttttttctaatgatttttttattttgtaattatatttttagtgcaatttctaattaagtaataaattatagtatcacaaaaagatatataaaaaaatttataactaTATATATGTGCAATAATTGAATAATTAacatattttatgagttttttaACAAAGAATGAAAagtaaagagtttaattttgattttaaaagatAGTAcgatttcaaaaaaattatggaaaaaaacCATCTATAAAGATTATATATGTCATAggcataattattttattcaattttataaCTAAAAAATTACACGTATTGCTTGTAAAATCAATCAttaatcaaaattttgaatatgTAATTCATGAAAAGAGATTTAATAAGAACTAAAAAGACTCTAAGTTATTTTCTACAGTAAAAAcaatatatatgatataatccttataataaatttaattataatgatAACTGATTAGCATTTGTCAAAGTATCAGAATTTTTTACATATGATATTtaatatctttatttaattattttaaaatcaaattaattaattcaatagatacaaaaataacattttttaatgaaagtatatttcttttgttatatttcaaattttattggtgaaaATCATACCAATAGTTTAAAATcgatatttaataattatgatatgagtttatttgatatttaccaTATAATCTTATTTGAATGTGCATTTATTTACAtatgttgatttatttattatattaaaacttatttaacaaaaaattaatagtcatcaattttaatttacaaaagatcgatatataaaatttattatcatgatatagaattgtaaaaataaaaagtaaaaaaattctttaggaagttaaattaattattataagttaTATTTTACAATCAATATTACTATTTCATTTGTTTTAATATTGTTTTTATGAGTTAGTCACaatgattttaaattgataaatatTTGCCTTTAGTATGCTTCGTTTTTGtagattatgatttatacattgataaaatccataatttgattgatttttaggttattaTGCTTTATACATGgtgtttgaatatatatattttaaaaaatttgtttcagctcattttgttttatatattatgtttattacaatttattatataacataaaatcaactgcttgaattttaatttggaaacaattttgaaagtaagttatataagttcttataaatcgtctaatatgataagaaattaaacccaaataaacaacaaaattattcaaattattttttagaaaatcaaaattttataatataattgatattacgtgcaacgcacgtgcatcgTGCTAGTATCAGCAAAAGGTCAGTGCTTTTTACCGGTGAATGGTC from the Primulina eburnea isolate SZY01 chromosome 3, ASM2296580v1, whole genome shotgun sequence genome contains:
- the LOC140826797 gene encoding phospholipid-transporting ATPase 1-like, with translation MDSKSQTEINEYPHQAPDFMRNSSSRRSISSIQSKASGGRSIRELSSSELDLKPMRHGSRGDSEGLSTSYKEINDEDSRFIYVNDPEKTNEKFKFAGNSIRTGKYSVITFLPRNLFEQFHRVAYIYFLVIAILNQLPQLAVFGREASILPLAFVLLVTAVKDAYEDYRRHRSDKIENNRLALVYANGQFEQKKWKDIRTGEIIKVSGNGSIPCDMVLLSTSEATGVAYLQTTNLDGESNLKTRYAKQETQMKRPGEGKFTGLIKCEKPNRNIYGFQANMDIDGKRISLGPSNIVLRGCELKNTDWALGVAVYAGKETKAMLNNSGAPSKRSSLETRMNREIIYLSIFLVTLCAIVCILQGVWLKNHKDELDLMQFYRKKDYSGSEVKDYKYEGWGLEIFFALLMSVIVFQIMIPISLYISMELVRVGQAYFMIRDDRMLDTSSNSRFQCRALNINEDLGQIKYVFSDKTGTLTENKMEFQCASIGGVDYSNGNASGEGEDENVGYSVQVEGIFLKPKMKVNIDPELLKLSKNKHTYEGRHVHDFFVALAACNTIVPLTMETSDPSVKLIEYQGESPDEQALVYAAASYGFMLIERTSGHIVIDIQGERQRFNVLGMHEFDSDRKRMSVILGSPDQTVKVLVKGADSSMFSIIDKSVNSNMMKSTEAHLHSYSSRGLRTLVIGSRDLSASEFEQWHSSYELASTALIGRAALLRKVANNIENHLSILGASGIEDKLQQGVPEAIESLRMAGIKVWVLTGDKQETAISIGYSSKLLTSNMTRIVINNNSKDSCRKSLEDALLMCKKLKIGSDPKHRGSGAGGNQLALIIDGTSLVYVLDTELEIQLFELASKCTVVLCCRVAPLQKAGIVALIKNRTDDMTLAIGDGANDVSMIQMADVGIGISGQEGRQAVMASDFAMGQFRFLVPLLLVHGHWNYQRMSYMILYNFYRNAVFVFVLFWYVLFTGFTLTTAITDWSSMLYSIIYTALPTIIVGILDKDLSRTTLLKYPQLYGAGQRRESYNGKLFWVTMLDTLWQSIAAFFVPLLAYWKSDVDGSSMGDLWTLAVVIIVNLHLAMDVIRWYWITHATIWGSIAATFICVLIIDSLPFLPGYWAFFTIAKTKLFWVCLIGIMIGALLPRFVIKIFIQNYRPDDIQIAREAEKVEISRESHVAQIEMNSIIGQSTR